CGGGGGAGGTTCTCGGCGGACATGACGGTCACCGACGCGTCCCGGTGGGCCGGGCGGCCGAAGTAGCGGTCGCCGACCAGGCCCAGGCCGCGGCGCACCTCGACCTGCGGCACCCGCTCGTCGGCCGGACCCATTGAAGGCCCGTCGGCCGGACGCCCCGCCAACCGGTGCGAGGCGGACACCAGCAGCTCCACCACCTCGACCTGCACCACCTCGGCCTGCATCACCTCGACGTCCACCACCTCGACCTCCTTCATGGGCCCAGCCTAGGCCCGGCGGCGCCGACGGCCGCGGCGGGCGGACACGGTGGAGGGACATGGTGGGCACGGCGACGGCCGGTGCGTCCGTGAGGGTGCGCACCGGCCGCGGCCGCAGCGGGCGGGGTCAGGGGCGCAGCGGGAGCGTGGCGCAGTCGGACGTGGCGGGCTTGCCGTCGAGCCGGTCCGTCAGCCAGGAGATCGCCTCGCCCTGGTCGACGAGCAACGGCGTGAAGTGGTTGATCAGTGCGCGGCCGAGACCCGGCAGGATCACCGGCTTGTAGGTGACAGAGGCGCCCTTGGCGCACCAGGCCACGGCGAGGGCGCGTGCCTGCGCGTGCGGCACCAGGTCGTCGGCGGTGCCGGTAGCCACCCGCACCGGGGACGCCGGTGTGCGGGCGCCGATGCGCTGGTCGGCCAGGAACGCCCGGAGCCTCGGCTCCGACTCGACGACGGCGCTGAGGGAACGCCCGTCGGTGGTCCAGGCGTTGCTGCGCGCCGAGTTGTAGGCGAGCAGGGCGTCGCCGACGCACATCGTCGACAGGTCCTTGAGCGCGGCCCGGCCCGCGTCGTTCAGGTGCGCCCGGGCGATCGGCTCGAGCTCGGGGTCGGACTGCAGGAAGCCGTTGACCGACCAGCCCAGCGCGCCGGCCAGGTCACTGCCGTCGATGGCCTTGGTGACGGCGACCAGATCGGCGGGCGGCGCGCCGCTGTAGGTTCCGGCGAGGGTGACGTCCGGGGCGTAGGACGGCTGGAGTTCGGCGGCGGCGGCCGTGGCCCCGCCGCCCTGGCTGTAGCCGTACAGCGCCACCCGGGAGCCGGCCGCCGGCGAGGCGCCGGGGAGCGCGCGGGCGGCGCGGACGGCGTCGAGGACGGCGTGTGCCTCGTCGACCCGGTTGACGTACGTGTGCAGCCGGTCCGTGGCGCCGAGGCCGGTGTAGTCGGTGACGACTACGGCGATGCCGCGGGCGAGGAGGCGGTATATCGCCAGGTTCTCGTAACCGACGGACAGCGTCTGCCCGTTGACCAGGAGCGGGCGTTCGAGGCCGAGCGACGCGGCGCACTGGTCGCCCTGGCCCATGGTGCCGGGGGCCACCGCGACCAGCGGTCGTGGTCCCTCGCCCTTCCAGCGGGCGGACGGCTCGATGTAGGCGCCGGTGACCGCCGTGGGCCGGCCGGCGGAGTCGGTGGACTTGTACATGAGGCGGGTCGCGGCGCCCGGCAGCGGTCCGTCGATCCCCGGCAGGCTCAGCGCCAGGGGGAGCGGTTCGGAGCGGATCAGTGCGCCGTCGGCCGCCGGAAGCGCGGCGGGCGGGGTGTAGAAGGCGGGGATCGTGACGCCGCGGGAGACCACGGCCTCGGGCTCGGAAGCGGCGTCGGCCGGTACTGCGGTGACGCCGAGGCAGGCGGCAGCGGTGACGGCCGCGGCCAGCAGGCGGGTGGGGGCGGGCATGGCGGACCTCCGGGAAGTGGGAGGCCGAGCCTTCGTCTGCGGCTCGGACGGAGGACGGCCCGGTGGGGTGCGGGCCGTGACGACCGAGCGGCCC
The window above is part of the Streptomyces sp. NBC_00425 genome. Proteins encoded here:
- a CDS encoding alpha/beta fold hydrolase, coding for MPAPTRLLAAAVTAAACLGVTAVPADAASEPEAVVSRGVTIPAFYTPPAALPAADGALIRSEPLPLALSLPGIDGPLPGAATRLMYKSTDSAGRPTAVTGAYIEPSARWKGEGPRPLVAVAPGTMGQGDQCAASLGLERPLLVNGQTLSVGYENLAIYRLLARGIAVVVTDYTGLGATDRLHTYVNRVDEAHAVLDAVRAARALPGASPAAGSRVALYGYSQGGGATAAAAELQPSYAPDVTLAGTYSGAPPADLVAVTKAIDGSDLAGALGWSVNGFLQSDPELEPIARAHLNDAGRAALKDLSTMCVGDALLAYNSARSNAWTTDGRSLSAVVESEPRLRAFLADQRIGARTPASPVRVATGTADDLVPHAQARALAVAWCAKGASVTYKPVILPGLGRALINHFTPLLVDQGEAISWLTDRLDGKPATSDCATLPLRP